The following are from one region of the Ananas comosus cultivar F153 linkage group 20, ASM154086v1, whole genome shotgun sequence genome:
- the LOC109726097 gene encoding UPF0481 protein At3g47200-like, whose protein sequence is MDAGEGGMASRDQEHRISIPDHNNNAGGSGVSVGPGFINEEYLSSLPSDPPDADEEWIREMEDKIDRAFKDSTLLPAWYFKKETKPKICKLPLRDRISQPGSETEGGLSQPSVVGIGPFHHQLHRQDKISISDKEKFLIVGLMNSLCGLDLASCLVKIKNQVANARNSYKLDVSDQSSSFKDDKSFAEMLLLDSYFILFMLTIKLRKGLARYTLTPPTPNKFTDPLALSQDDPSKFLDIIFNKDEIALDLLIFDNQVPFFVIEELFKELELEKPLHECALEFFETIHPRSARHCMDKSISPPEFLHLLDLFHWSRVPQNKYSLPDQRQDSMYWGRDTPNARELTESATMFEKKTNGSSLDFTFRRHWFRCIIGVFDIPELHICNYSSLIFHNLITFEIQSSSRGRCTMAFSALMRNLLQREEDVKLLRQRGILASSSMADRQLIDLFARLSRLTENHQMPNDLFNICQQVRSHHDNPVNQFCGSIIIRYFPSPLVTLTVFGAILLFIPTLLQTIYAML, encoded by the coding sequence ATGGACGCCGGAGAGGGGGGGATGGCTAGCCGAGATCAAGAGCATCGAATTTCTATTCCTGATCATAATAATAATGCTGGTGGATCTGGTGTCAGTGTCGGCCCCGGATTCATTAATGAGGAGTACCTGAGTAGTCTTCCTAGCGATCCACCGGATGCGGACGAGGAGTGGATTAGAGAGATGGAGGACAAAATTGATCGTGCATTCAAAGATTCGACATTACTACCGGCCTGGTATtttaagaaagaaacaaaaccTAAGATTTGCAAGCTGCCGCTGCGTGACAGGATCTCTCAGCCAGGGTCGGAGACAGAAGGGGGGCTTTCTCAGCCAAGCGTGGTGGGAATAGGGCCATTTCATCATCAGCTCCATCGGCAGGATAAGATAAGTATTTCCGACAAGGAAAAATTTTTGATTGTGGGCCTCATGAATTCTTTGTGTGGTCTCGACTTGGCGAGCTGCCTtgtaaagataaaaaatcaagTAGCAAATGCTCGCAACAGCTACAAGTTAGATGTATCTGATCAAAGCTCCAGTTTTAAAGATGACAAAAGTTTCGCAGAGATGCTGCTGCTTGATAGCTACTTCATCTTGTTTATGTTGACCATTAAGTTACGTAAAGGACTGGCACGTTACACATTGACGCCGCCAACACCTAATAAGTTTACAGACCCGCTTGCGTTGTCTCAAGACGACCCGTCTAAATTTCTCGACATCATATTCAACAAAGATGAGATCGCACTTGATCTACTGATCTTTGATAACCAAGTCCCTTTCTTTGTGATCGAGGAGCTATTTAAGGAGCTCGAGTTGGAGAAGCCCCTCCATGAGTGCGCCCTCGAGTTCTTCGAGACAATCCATCCGAGGTCCGCCCGACATTGCATGGACAAGAGTATTAGTCCTCCCGAATTCCTACATCTACTCGATCTTTTCCACTGGTCTCGGGTCCCACAGAACAAGTACAGCTTGCCTGATCAACGGCAAGATTCTATGTACTGGGGACGCGACACTCCGAATGCGAGGGAACTTACAGAATCCGCAACAATGTTTGAAAAGAAGACGAACGGCAGCTCACTAGATTTCACATTTCGGAGACATTGGTTTAGATGCATTATTGGGGTGTTCGACATCCCAGAGCTACACATCTGCAACTATAGCAGCCTCATCTTCCATAACCTCATCACCTTCGAGATACAATCCTCAAGCCGGGGCCGCTGCACCATGGCCTTTTCTGCACTTATGCGCAACTTGCTGCAAAGAGAGGAAGATGTGAAGCTGCTTCGGCAAAGAGGCATTTTGGCGAGCTCGTCCATGGCCGACAGACAACTCATTGATCTCTTTGCGCGCTTGAGCAGATTGACTGAAAACCATCAAATGCCAAATGATCTGTTTAACATATGCCAGCAGGTCCGTTCTCACCACGACAACCCAGTGAATCAGTTCTGCGGCAGCATCATTATCCGATACTTCCCCAGCCCACTGGTCACTCTTACCGTTTTTGGTGCAATCTTGCTTTTTATTCCCACCCTCTTGCAGACCATATATGCTATGCTATGA